The following coding sequences lie in one Spinacia oleracea cultivar Varoflay chromosome 1, BTI_SOV_V1, whole genome shotgun sequence genomic window:
- the LOC110787436 gene encoding uncharacterized protein isoform X2 encodes MDEDRILARERYQIEQIRELDDEVLQIEEVEGLPDDSDDDQARPGDFTFDTCLAPLHTYLGEVEDTHHRTSFVDTGAILTLPLFYLEGVVLFPEATLPLRIIQPKFIAAVERAMGQVDSSFTIGVVRVYRDPNSGSLRSAAVGTTAEIRQYRRLEDGSVNVVTRGKQRFHVRRHWIEADGAQCGEIEIIEEDLPLRMPRDAFGRLPPLRNLSSRNFPDAAKSHHKAKRHRDADENNDSDAESEESFLTELTLSEMRLHQTAIQSCSAYDMIDESTSSDDEKYVCESELCSGKSQSSDGSSRSKYRRRIDAASGVGRKGAINQSPQKEDAWGKRGMPSRLNQFRAVPRAFWPHWVYQMYDSFSLAQKAADMWKQVVGAPSMEGFVRKPDILSFSIASKIPISESTRQELLEINGVSYRLRREIELLEGFDRVRCKNCQTVIARRSDMLVMSNEGPLGAYVNPNGFVHEIMTFYKANGLALIGRPREEYSWFPGYAWTISNCATCERHMGWLFTAINKKLKPKYFWGVRSSQVADDMR; translated from the exons ATGGACGAAGACCGCATTTTGGCGAGAGAAAGGTACCAAATTGAGCAAATTCGAGAGCTCGATGACGAGGTATTGCAGATTGAAGAAGTTGAAGGTCTTCCTGACGATTCCGATGACGATCAGGCCAG GCCGGGTGACTTCACATTCGATACCTGTTTGGCTCCATTGCATACCTATTTGGGTG AGGTGGAAGACACTCATCACAGAACATCTTTTGTTGATACTGGCGCCATTTTGACTCTCCCTCTTTTTTATCTTGAAG GTGTGGTACTGTTCCCGGAGGCAACTCTTCCTTTAAGAATTATACAGCCTAAATTTATAGCAGCTGTAGAAAGAGCAATGGGCCAAGTTGATTCGTCCTTTACCATAGGTGTG GTTCGTGTTTATAGAGATCCAAACAGCGGAAGTCTAAGGTCTGCAGCTGTTGGGACCACTGCAGAG ATTCGACAATATCGTCGTTTGGAGGATGGATCTGTTAACGTGGTTACTCGTGGAAAGCAGCGATTTCATGTTAGACGCCATTGGATTGAAGCTGATGGAGCT CAATGTGGAGAGATTGAAATCATTGAAGAAGATTTGCCTTTGAGGATGCCACGTGACGCATTTGGAAGATTACCGCCATTAAGAAACCTTAGTAGCCGAAACTTTCCTGACGCTGCAAAATCCCATCATAAAGCTAAGAGACATAGGGATGCAGATGAAAACAATGATTCTGATGCAGAGTCAGAAGAGAGTTTTCTGACTGAGCTTACCTTATCTGAGATGAGATTGCATCAAACTGCTATTCAGTCCTGTTCTGCTTATGATATGATTGATGAGTCAACAAGCAGTGACGATGAGAAGTATGTTTGTGAATCAGAACTTTGCTCTGGAAAATCTCAATCAAGTGATGGTTCATCACGGTCAAAGTATCGAAGGAGAATAGATGCTGCCTCAGGAGTTGGGAGAAAAGGTGCAATAAACCAATCGCCTCAGAAAGAAGATGCATGGGGGAAGAGAGGTATGCCTTCCAGGTTAAATCAGTTCCGTGCAGTTCCCAGAGCATTCTGGCCACACTGGGTTTATCAGATGTATGACTCTTTTTCTCTTGCTCAAAAGGCAGCAG ATATGTGGAAACAGGTAGTTGGAGCACCAAGTATGGAAGGTTTTGTGAGAAAGCCTGATATCTTGTCCTTCTCCATTGCCAGTAAAATTCCTATTTCCGAGTCTACAAGACAGGAGCTCCTGGAAATTAATGGAGTCTCCTATAGACTACGCCGGGAAATTGAACTGCTTGAAGGGTTTGATCGTGTAAGGTGTAAGAACTGTCAG ACTGTAATAGCAAGGCGAAGTGATATGCTGGTGATGTCTAATGAAGGCCCTCTTGGTGCATATGTAAACCCAAATGGTTTTGTTCATGAGATAATGACTTTTTACAAAGCCAATGGTTTAGCACTGATTGGCCGACCGAGAGAAGAATACAGCTGGTTTCCAGG ATACGCATGGACTATTTCCAACTGTGCTACCTGTGAAAGGCACATGGGTTGGCTGTTTACTGCCATTAATAAGAAGTTGAAGCCCAAATATTTCTGGGGAGTACGTAGTTCTCAGGTTGCAGATGACATGCGATAA
- the LOC110787436 gene encoding uncharacterized protein isoform X1 — MDEDRILARERYQIEQIRELDDEVLQIEEVEGLPDDSDDDQASGHVHGRPGDFTFDTCLAPLHTYLGEVEDTHHRTSFVDTGAILTLPLFYLEGVVLFPEATLPLRIIQPKFIAAVERAMGQVDSSFTIGVVRVYRDPNSGSLRSAAVGTTAEIRQYRRLEDGSVNVVTRGKQRFHVRRHWIEADGAQCGEIEIIEEDLPLRMPRDAFGRLPPLRNLSSRNFPDAAKSHHKAKRHRDADENNDSDAESEESFLTELTLSEMRLHQTAIQSCSAYDMIDESTSSDDEKYVCESELCSGKSQSSDGSSRSKYRRRIDAASGVGRKGAINQSPQKEDAWGKRGMPSRLNQFRAVPRAFWPHWVYQMYDSFSLAQKAADMWKQVVGAPSMEGFVRKPDILSFSIASKIPISESTRQELLEINGVSYRLRREIELLEGFDRVRCKNCQTVIARRSDMLVMSNEGPLGAYVNPNGFVHEIMTFYKANGLALIGRPREEYSWFPGYAWTISNCATCERHMGWLFTAINKKLKPKYFWGVRSSQVADDMR, encoded by the exons ATGGACGAAGACCGCATTTTGGCGAGAGAAAGGTACCAAATTGAGCAAATTCGAGAGCTCGATGACGAGGTATTGCAGATTGAAGAAGTTGAAGGTCTTCCTGACGATTCCGATGACGATCAGGCCAG TGGGCATGTTCATGGCAGGCCGGGTGACTTCACATTCGATACCTGTTTGGCTCCATTGCATACCTATTTGGGTG AGGTGGAAGACACTCATCACAGAACATCTTTTGTTGATACTGGCGCCATTTTGACTCTCCCTCTTTTTTATCTTGAAG GTGTGGTACTGTTCCCGGAGGCAACTCTTCCTTTAAGAATTATACAGCCTAAATTTATAGCAGCTGTAGAAAGAGCAATGGGCCAAGTTGATTCGTCCTTTACCATAGGTGTG GTTCGTGTTTATAGAGATCCAAACAGCGGAAGTCTAAGGTCTGCAGCTGTTGGGACCACTGCAGAG ATTCGACAATATCGTCGTTTGGAGGATGGATCTGTTAACGTGGTTACTCGTGGAAAGCAGCGATTTCATGTTAGACGCCATTGGATTGAAGCTGATGGAGCT CAATGTGGAGAGATTGAAATCATTGAAGAAGATTTGCCTTTGAGGATGCCACGTGACGCATTTGGAAGATTACCGCCATTAAGAAACCTTAGTAGCCGAAACTTTCCTGACGCTGCAAAATCCCATCATAAAGCTAAGAGACATAGGGATGCAGATGAAAACAATGATTCTGATGCAGAGTCAGAAGAGAGTTTTCTGACTGAGCTTACCTTATCTGAGATGAGATTGCATCAAACTGCTATTCAGTCCTGTTCTGCTTATGATATGATTGATGAGTCAACAAGCAGTGACGATGAGAAGTATGTTTGTGAATCAGAACTTTGCTCTGGAAAATCTCAATCAAGTGATGGTTCATCACGGTCAAAGTATCGAAGGAGAATAGATGCTGCCTCAGGAGTTGGGAGAAAAGGTGCAATAAACCAATCGCCTCAGAAAGAAGATGCATGGGGGAAGAGAGGTATGCCTTCCAGGTTAAATCAGTTCCGTGCAGTTCCCAGAGCATTCTGGCCACACTGGGTTTATCAGATGTATGACTCTTTTTCTCTTGCTCAAAAGGCAGCAG ATATGTGGAAACAGGTAGTTGGAGCACCAAGTATGGAAGGTTTTGTGAGAAAGCCTGATATCTTGTCCTTCTCCATTGCCAGTAAAATTCCTATTTCCGAGTCTACAAGACAGGAGCTCCTGGAAATTAATGGAGTCTCCTATAGACTACGCCGGGAAATTGAACTGCTTGAAGGGTTTGATCGTGTAAGGTGTAAGAACTGTCAG ACTGTAATAGCAAGGCGAAGTGATATGCTGGTGATGTCTAATGAAGGCCCTCTTGGTGCATATGTAAACCCAAATGGTTTTGTTCATGAGATAATGACTTTTTACAAAGCCAATGGTTTAGCACTGATTGGCCGACCGAGAGAAGAATACAGCTGGTTTCCAGG ATACGCATGGACTATTTCCAACTGTGCTACCTGTGAAAGGCACATGGGTTGGCTGTTTACTGCCATTAATAAGAAGTTGAAGCCCAAATATTTCTGGGGAGTACGTAGTTCTCAGGTTGCAGATGACATGCGATAA